The following nucleotide sequence is from Trifolium pratense cultivar HEN17-A07 linkage group LG2, ARS_RC_1.1, whole genome shotgun sequence.
agcctattcccacctctacttATAATGAATTAGACAGTGAAACTCACCAAAGCAGGAGAATTGCTGAGCTCTTCATTAATTTCCACCACTTTTCCTGAAACAGGAGAGTTGATATCACTAGTTGCCTTCACACTTTCAACTGCACCAAAACCATCTCCTTGTGTCACAGCTGCTCCCACTTCTGGCAACTCAACGTACACAACATCGCCCAAATGATCTTGGGCATGATCAGTTATGCCGATGGTTGCAGAATTTCCATCAACTTTCACCCATTCATGAGAATCAGCATACTTCAGATTGTTCAAAACTGTAGTTATAACATAAAAGAAGCTTTGTTAtcagaaaatcaaataaataacttcaCTCCTAAGTCGACCAACAAGTATATCAGATCAAATCGCCACTTTTGTTTTTCGCATAACTGTTAACAAAATGAGGCTCTCCTTCGAGTAACATATCACTTGCATTTATATTGCTTACAGTCATAGGTGTTTATTTCAGATGTTCAAAAGTGTGCCTCACAATGACAGTTTTATggacaaacaaataaaaaatcagcTACCATGCAAAAAATAAGTTCTGACATGGTTAAGGGTATAACTAGAATTCAGTGAACCTCTGCAAAAGTGGTACTCAAACAATTTGAAGTAATTATCTACTCAAACTTGCAAAATGTTAGTTTCAataacaaacaacaaaacaaccaaTCATTTCCAATATCCTACATGTTCAAATGGACATTTCACATTTAGCAAGTAGATGAAGATATTTAATCTTAAAACATACACAATAGAAGTGATTTAAGCTTCCTCTAGAGTATTTCTTACTGATATACAACTCTGCAAATGAAGCAGAGAACAGGACATGTAGATCTGTTacattttaacaaaaatatttttaattttaattttgatgtttcTTTGATCTTAAGTCTTATAAATTCAGGTGTAGGTcatgaatttgattttttttttctttttctgatttGAAACAGATAAATGAAAGTAGTGAAAGTTAATACTTAACTGAAAATAGAGAACAAAAACCTTCTTTTTCCTTCAAATGCAAAAACTCATCAAGACCATATATACATTTTCAAGAGGTGACAACTGACAACAACCTAAATTTAAAACTCAATCCAAGTAGAAAGAATCAGAAAACCACCAAAACCCATAAGATATTTAATCTTAAGACATTCATTTTGATTCTAAAACTCTATGCAAATGGAAGGTGTTTCAAGTTTTGACTATTCTCGATCGGCATGCTAATGATAAGAAAATTTCCATCCtacatattaaaattttaagtgTTGGTTAACTCATTTTGCAATATGTTTGCAAGTGAACAGTGATTTGGATTATCCAAGCATTTACTTTATGATGTACCAGATATTAGTTAGAACACTTATTTGATTTCAAGGAGATATTAGTTATAACAAAATTAAGCAACGTAAAATTTTCATCGGATATGGGATATAAGGGCTTATTTGATTTCAAGGAGGAGAATTACTTCGAAACAAATGAGTAATGTTTACCCAAAAGTAATTTGGATTAACGAGCATCGTTTGAATTGCCTTATAGGTGCATAAAAAAATAGCCTTATAGGAAAAATTAGTACATATAACTCAATCAGAAGAAATTGGCAAAAGTGTGTCTAAAATGTATTTTAGCCAAAAAAGCATCAACTTATTATCTTGTCCCCAAAGTGCTAAAAAGCTACATTTGATTGAAAATTCACTTTTAAAAGCAAACATAACAACCAAATGTTATTCTccacaaaatttcaaaatatgaaCTAAAAGAATGAGAAAGAATCTGTGAAATGGT
It contains:
- the LOC123907686 gene encoding glycine cleavage system H protein 2, mitochondrial; this encodes MACRQLWASRAASYLRISVFHRTFSTVLNNLKYADSHEWVKVDGNSATIGITDHAQDHLGDVVYVELPEVGAAVTQGDGFGAVESVKATSDINSPVSGKVVEINEELSNSPALVNSSPYENGWIIKVELSDNSELNKLMDSEQYSKFCEEEDSKH